One Oryza glaberrima chromosome 11, OglaRS2, whole genome shotgun sequence genomic region harbors:
- the LOC127754459 gene encoding chalcone synthase 1, translated as MAAAVTVEEVRRAQRAEGPATVLAIGTATPANCVYQADYPDYYFRITKSEHMVELKEKFKRMCDKSQIRKRYMHLTEEILQENPNMCAYMAPSLDARQDIVVVEVPKLGKAAAQKAIKEWGQPRSRITHLVFCTTSGVDMPGADYQLAKMLGLRPNVSRLMMYQQGCFAGGTVLRVAKDLAENNRGARVLAVCSEITAVTFRGPSESHLDSMVGQALFGDGAAAVIVGSDPDEAVERPLFQMVSASQTILPDSEGAIDGHLREVGLTFHLLKDVPGLISKNIERALGDAFTPLGISDWNSIFWVAHPGGPAILDQVEAKVGLDKERMRATRHVLSEYGNMSSACVLFILDEMRKRSAEDGHATTGEGMDWGVLFGFGPGLTVETVVLHSVPITAGAAA; from the exons atggcggcggcggtgacggtggaggaggtgaggagggcGCAGAGGGCGGAGGGGCCGGCGACGGTGCTGGCGATCgggacggcgacgccggcgaacTGCGTGTACCAGGCCGACTACCCGGACTACTACTTCAGGATCACCAAGAGCGAGCACATGGTCGAGCTCAAGGAGAAGTTCAAGAGGATGT GTGACAAGTCGCAGATCAGGAAGAGGTACATGCACCTGACGGAGGAGATCCTGCAGGAGAACCCCAACATGTGCGCGTACATGGCGCCGTCGCTGGACGCGCGGCaggacatcgtcgtcgtcgaggtccCCAAGctggggaaggcggcggcgcagaaggCGATCAAGGAGTGGGGGCAGCCGCGCTCCCGCATCACCCACCTCGTCTTCTGCACCACCTCCGGCGTCGACATGCCCGGCGCCGACTACCAGCTCGCCAAGATGCTCGGCCTGAGGCCCAACGTGAGCCGCCTCATGATGTACCAGCAGGGGTGCTTCGCCGGCGGCACGGTGCTCCGCGTCGCCAAGGACCTCGCCGAGAACAaccgcggcgcgcgcgtcctCGCCGTGTGCTCCGAGATCACGGCGGTGACGTTCCGGGGGCCCTCCGAGTCCCACCTCGACTCCATGGTTGGGCAGGCGCtgttcggcgacggcgcggcggcggtgatcgtCGGCTCCGACCCCGACGAGGCCGTCGAGCGGCCGCTGTTCCAGATGGTGTCGGCGAGCCAGACCATCCTCCCGGACAGCGAGGGCGCCATCGACGGCCACCTGAGGGAGGTCGGGCTGACGTTCCACCTGCTCAAGGACGTGCCGGGGCTCATCTCGAAGAACATCGAGCGCGCGCTGGGCGACGCGTTCACACCGCTGGGGATCTCGGACTGGAACTCCATCTTCTGGGTGGCGCACCCGGGAGGTCCGGCGATCCTGGACCAGGTGGAGGCGAAGGTTGGGCTGGACAAGGAGAGGATGAGGGCGACGCGCCACGTGCTGTCCGAGTACGGCAACATGTCGAGCGCCTGCGTGCTCTTCATCCTCGACGAGATGCGCAAGCGCTCCGCCGAGGACGGCCACGCCACCACCGGCGAGGGCATGGACTGGGGCGTCCTCTTCGGCTTCGGCCCCGGCCTCACCGTCGAGACCGTCGTCCTCCACAGCGTCCCcatcaccgccggcgccgccgcctga